The uncultured Trichococcus sp. DNA window TTCGGTAATCCTACGATTCCTGCTGTTAATGACATTTCTTCACACTCTTTCCAATTATATTGCTTTTATTTGTTGCTTCAAAGACTTACTCGACAGTTTCTTCTGCCTTAGTCAGTACTTTTTTCATCTTTTTCTCGAATTCGCGTCGCGGCATCATGACCATCTGCCCGCATTTCAGGCATTTGATCCGGATGTCCATACCCATTCGGATGATTTCCCATGAGTTGTTTTTGCAGGGATGCGGTTTTTTCATTTCGACCACATCATGCAATCCATAATCTTGTTGTACCAAGGCCAAATGCACCTCTTTCTGATGTCTTCGTCTATTCTTAATCGTCCAGGGAAATTTGCAGGATATCCAAAATCCGGGTCAGATCGGCTGGCGAAAGGTATTCGATCTCGATCTTGCCTTTTTCGCCCTTGCTGGATATCTGTACGGATGTCCCGAATTTGTCCATCAAACGTTCTTCGCTCTCTTTGATGTATACCGGTTTCGTTTCTTTTTTCTTCTTGGTTTTCTTTTTGGCGACGTCTCCGGGATTGTTCAGTTGTTGGACCAGCAATTCCAGATGCCTGACCGTGATGCCTTCTTCAGCAGCTCGTTTTGCCAGTTCGCTGATCAACGATTCATCATTCAACCCTAAAAGCGTACGGGCTTGCCCCATGGAGATCAATCCTTCTTGCAGCATCCGTTTGACGTCCTGCGGCAGATTCAACAGGCGCAGATGGTTGGCGATGTAAGGACGGCTCTTGCCTAATCTCTGGGCTACATCGACTTGCGTAAGATTCAGTTTGTTCATCAAGGTTTGGTAGCCTTCCGCCTCTTCCAGCGGAGTCAGGTCTTCCCGCTGCAGATTTTCCAGAATGGCGACTTCTATCATTGCCGTCTCGTCAAATTCACGGACGATTGCCGGGATTGTTGTTTTGCCCGCCAAACGGGAAGCACGGACGCGGCGTTCGCCTGCAATGATTTCATAGCCTTTTACGCTGGATTGGCGCAGGATAACTGGTTGGATGACGCCGTTCAGCATGATCGAGTCAGCCAATTCCCGCAAAGTCGAGTCATCGAAGGTTTTCCGTGGCTGATAAGGATTGGGACGGATCTCGTCTAAAGGGATCTCCTGTACCTTTTCTGTTTTTTCATCGATCTTCTCGATATCTTCAAAGTTACTGAAGAGCGCGTCGATGCCGCGTCCAAGCCCTTTGCTGTTTTTATTCGCCATCTGCTAACACTTCCTTTGCCAACTCAAGATACACTTCCGCTCCTTTTGAACGGATATCATAGTCAACGATCGATTGCCCGTAGCTTGGCGCTTCGGATAAACGGACATTACGCGGAATGATTGTCTTGTATACTTTTTCTTTGAAATACTTTTTGACCTCATCCACGACTTCGAAGCCGAGGTTAGTCCGGGCGTCCAGCATCGTCAATAATACCCCTTCCAATTTCAGGTCCTTATTGAAATGCTTCTGAACCAAGCGGAAGGTGTTCAACAGTTGACTCAGCCCTTCCAAGGCATAGTATTCGCACTGAACCGGAATCAGAACCGAATCACTGGCGGTGAAGGCATTGATCGTCAAATGACCCAGTGATGGCGGGCAATCGATGAAGATGAAGTCGTATTCCTCACGCAACGACTGCACTGCCTCATAAAGGCGCGCTTCTCGATGCGGCTGATTCGTCAACTCGATTTCGGCGCCCGCCAATTGGATGGTTGCAGGCACGACCCACAAATTTTCCCGTGAGGATTCTCTGATGACATTCTCGATGGGTTCTTGGTTCACTAAAACATCATATATATCTTTTTCAACATCTGCTTTTGAAATGCCGAGCCCGCTGGTGGCGTTCCCCTGGGCATCACTATCTATCAATAACACTTTTTTGCCTAAGTAGGCCAAAGAAGCTGCTAAATTGACGGTGGTCGTCGTTTTTCCGACGCCGCCTTTCTGATTTGCGACTGCAATAATCCGTGCCATCTGTTCTCCTCCACTTTCTTTCGTTCATTTGAAGCTGGTGTGCCGCCGTTCTACTTTTTTGCCTAAAAAAAGAGAAAAAACGATACCTGCGCCTTTTCTCCTACGCATTTCTTCAAAATGAATCATCATTTATCGCTCAGTATGTCTATTTATAAAAAAGGCTATAACTTTACCAGACTATTGTAACAAAAAAATTTGGAAAAATATAGGATAGATAAAACCGATGTCATAAAATCGCTTTATACTCGCATCTTAAACCCAAAAAGCCCGGCCTGCCTGCAAAGAAGCAGACGGTCGGGCTGTTCTTTTTCCGATTTACAATGGATTTTTGTTCGGTGTCCCGGCTTTTCTCGGGTAGGTCTTCGGCGTTTCTTTCGTTTTCTTGATCTTCACGATATGGCGTTCGCCTGCATTATTCGGCAGTTCAAAAAAGATATCCTCTTCGAGTTTGCCGCCCAGAGTTGCGATGGCGCGCTCTGCATCGTGGAGCTCTTCTTCCGTGCTGGCCGCTTTCATCGCGACAAAAGTCCCGCCTTTTTTGACCAGCGGCAAACACAGTTCGCTCAGGACACTCAAGCGCGCGACCGCACGTGCCGTCACCACATCGAATTGGGCGCGGAATTTCTTGTTCTGTCCGAAAGTCTCCGCACGATCATGGAAACAGGAAACCCCCGTCAAACCTAATTCGGCAACCAGAGTCTCCAGGAAAGTGATCCGTTTGTTCAATGAGTCCACAATCGTCACCTGCAATTTCGGGAAGGCGATCTTGAGCGGGATGCTCGGGAACCCGGCACCGGCACCCACATCGCAAAGCGTGACTTCCTCTTTGGTGAAATCCATGTGGAATCCCAATGAGATGGAGTCATAGAAATGCTTCAGATAGACTTCATCCGGCTCGGTGATGGCTGTCAGGTTGATTTTTTCGTTCCATTCGCGCAATAGGCGCAAATAAGTTGCGTATTGTTCGAGTTGCGTTTCATTCAAAAGGATCCCTTTTTCGGCAAGGGCCTGGGCAAATTGTTCTGGATTCATAATGTTTCCTTTCATCGTTGGCTTTGTCTGTTTTTCTACCTCTCTACTTTATCCTGAAAGAGCCTTCTGTACAAGGCATTCTTGCAGTTTCTCCGGTTGTCCATCTTTAGCGGCATGCCGATTCGACTTCTATAAACACGAACATTACGATGAAGTCAAGACACATCAACTTTAAATCCATCGAACATTATCCCGAATAGCCAAAAAATTCTCCGTCCACTGCGCAATTTGCACAAAACACGAACTTTCAATATTAATTTTTTCTAATTTGTTCGCTTTATCCTTGAATTAAAGTGATCGGTTCTATATAATCGGCACTATATTATTTTTCGTTAGTGGCCAGACTATTCCAAACGTCCTTTTTTATGACATCCAAATACGGACAATACAGAAATACTGTTCACTAAAGAGGGAGGAATTACTGCATGTCGTCAAAATCGATCCCGTACCTGCTTGCCGCACCGGGATTCATCCTGCTGATCGTCTTTCTCGTGCTGCCGTTGGTCTCCATTATTTGGCCGACTTTTTTTGATGGCAATCTGACTTTCGCATCCTACAGCGCTTTTTTTCAGGACTCCTATAATGTGAGCATCTTCATGCGTACATTACGGATTTCATTGGTCGTCACTTTCTTTTGTGCTCTTTTCGGTGTCCCTGTTGCCTATTATATCGCTCGGGCAGACAAAAAATTCCGCAGCCTGATGATGGCATTAGTTCTTTTTCCGCTTCTGACCAACTCGGTTGTCCGCAGTTTTGCCTGGATCAATATCCTTGGGCAAAAAGGAGTCGTCAACAATCTCTTGCTGGCAACAGGCATCATTGATGCTCCGATTCCGCTGCTTTACAGCGAATTCGCAATCTCGATCGGATCGATCTATCTGTTCTTGCCGCTGATGGTGATCACCTTGGTGGGGATCATCGAAAATATCGACACCGAAATCATGGAAGCAGCAGAAACTCTGGGTGCCAATCGTTTGACCGCCTTCCTGAAGGTGATCCTACCGTTGAGCGTACCAGGCATCATCGTGGGCAGCATCCTCGTCTTCACAGGCACCTTGACCGCCTATACAACACCGCAACTGCTGGGCGGAAACAAAAACATGATGCTATCGACATTCCTCTACCAAAATGCCATGACCTTGGGCAACTGGACGAATGCCAGCGTCATCGCACTGATCATGATCGTGACGACTCTGATCGTCATGAAAATCTTTAATCTGATTGCATCCGTAATCGATAAGCGAGGTGAAGAACAACATGCGTAAAGAAAAGGGTCTTACATTCTTTGTTTCGCTGGTCTATGCCTTCCTGTTCATCCCTTTATTCATCATCGTGGTCACTTCTTTCGGCGAGAACCCGACCATCCAATTCCCGATTGAAGGCTTTTCTTTCAAATGGTATGCAAATGTATTCGAAAATGCCGCTTTTGCGGACAGCTTCCTGTTGAGCCTGCAGATTTCCTTCTCTGCCACCATACTGGCGCTACTGGTCGGAGTTCCCGCATCTTATGCACTATCCCGCAATAACTTCATGGGCCGTGAGTGGTTGAAAAGCTTCTTCCTTTCGCCGACCATCATACCCGGTGTCGTTGTCGGCTACTCGTTGTTCC harbors:
- a CDS encoding ABC transporter permease, whose translation is MSSKSIPYLLAAPGFILLIVFLVLPLVSIIWPTFFDGNLTFASYSAFFQDSYNVSIFMRTLRISLVVTFFCALFGVPVAYYIARADKKFRSLMMALVLFPLLTNSVVRSFAWINILGQKGVVNNLLLATGIIDAPIPLLYSEFAISIGSIYLFLPLMVITLVGIIENIDTEIMEAAETLGANRLTAFLKVILPLSVPGIIVGSILVFTGTLTAYTTPQLLGGNKNMMLSTFLYQNAMTLGNWTNASVIALIMIVTTLIVMKIFNLIASVIDKRGEEQHA
- a CDS encoding AAA family ATPase; this encodes MARIIAVANQKGGVGKTTTTVNLAASLAYLGKKVLLIDSDAQGNATSGLGISKADVEKDIYDVLVNQEPIENVIRESSRENLWVVPATIQLAGAEIELTNQPHREARLYEAVQSLREEYDFIFIDCPPSLGHLTINAFTASDSVLIPVQCEYYALEGLSQLLNTFRLVQKHFNKDLKLEGVLLTMLDARTNLGFEVVDEVKKYFKEKVYKTIIPRNVRLSEAPSYGQSIVDYDIRSKGAEVYLELAKEVLADGE
- a CDS encoding ParB/RepB/Spo0J family partition protein; translation: MANKNSKGLGRGIDALFSNFEDIEKIDEKTEKVQEIPLDEIRPNPYQPRKTFDDSTLRELADSIMLNGVIQPVILRQSSVKGYEIIAGERRVRASRLAGKTTIPAIVREFDETAMIEVAILENLQREDLTPLEEAEGYQTLMNKLNLTQVDVAQRLGKSRPYIANHLRLLNLPQDVKRMLQEGLISMGQARTLLGLNDESLISELAKRAAEEGITVRHLELLVQQLNNPGDVAKKKTKKKKETKPVYIKESEERLMDKFGTSVQISSKGEKGKIEIEYLSPADLTRILDILQISLDD
- a CDS encoding DUF951 domain-containing protein — protein: MVQQDYGLHDVVEMKKPHPCKNNSWEIIRMGMDIRIKCLKCGQMVMMPRREFEKKMKKVLTKAEETVE
- the rsmG gene encoding 16S rRNA (guanine(527)-N(7))-methyltransferase RsmG, coding for MNPEQFAQALAEKGILLNETQLEQYATYLRLLREWNEKINLTAITEPDEVYLKHFYDSISLGFHMDFTKEEVTLCDVGAGAGFPSIPLKIAFPKLQVTIVDSLNKRITFLETLVAELGLTGVSCFHDRAETFGQNKKFRAQFDVVTARAVARLSVLSELCLPLVKKGGTFVAMKAASTEEELHDAERAIATLGGKLEEDIFFELPNNAGERHIVKIKKTKETPKTYPRKAGTPNKNPL